In Deferribacter desulfuricans SSM1, the following are encoded in one genomic region:
- a CDS encoding sulfite exporter TauE/SafE family protein, which yields MLEILLFIVGVVSGFINVMAGGGSFLTIPLLIFMGLPPTVANGTNRLGVFLQSLFAVRKFNQYKVFNPKFAIFVSIPATIGAIFGAYLATIISDAAFKKYLAIIMIVITFISILNPVKNVQSKEITYSFKRKVALFIVFFFIGIYGGFVQAGVGFLILAGITLTGFNLVEGNAIKTFVIMVFTIFALVIFIANGKVDFILGFILGVGNIIGALLGTKVTVEKGHNFIQKVVIVCIIIFAIKLLIS from the coding sequence ATGTTAGAAATACTTCTTTTTATAGTTGGGGTAGTATCAGGTTTTATAAATGTAATGGCTGGTGGAGGCTCTTTTTTGACGATCCCTCTTTTGATTTTTATGGGTTTACCTCCAACAGTTGCAAATGGGACTAACAGATTAGGTGTTTTTTTGCAGTCACTTTTTGCTGTTAGAAAGTTTAATCAATACAAAGTGTTTAATCCAAAATTTGCTATTTTTGTGTCCATACCAGCTACAATTGGGGCAATTTTTGGGGCATATCTAGCGACAATTATAAGTGATGCTGCTTTTAAAAAGTATCTGGCAATTATTATGATAGTAATAACTTTTATATCGATATTAAACCCAGTAAAAAATGTGCAATCTAAAGAGATTACTTATTCATTTAAAAGAAAAGTGGCTTTATTTATTGTATTCTTTTTTATAGGTATTTATGGAGGTTTTGTTCAGGCTGGAGTTGGATTTTTAATACTTGCAGGTATAACTTTGACTGGCTTTAATCTTGTTGAAGGGAATGCCATAAAAACTTTTGTAATTATGGTTTTTACAATATTTGCACTTGTTATTTTTATTGCAAACGGGAAAGTGGATTTTATATTGGGGTTTATTCTTGGTGTAGGCAATATTATTGGTGCTCTTCTTGGGACAAAAGTTACTGTGGAAAAAGGGCATAATTTTATACAAAAAGTTGTAATTGTTTGTATTATAATTTTTGCAATTAAACTTTTGATTAGTTAA
- a CDS encoding cysteine-rich small domain-containing protein has protein sequence MSYKHFSNKSCEFYPCHKLENQNCLFCFCPLYFISDCGGNYKFTNGYKDCSDCTKNHDENSYEFIMNKLKEIFGNPDKIKFITISKK, from the coding sequence ATGAGTTATAAACATTTCAGTAATAAATCTTGTGAATTTTATCCCTGTCATAAATTGGAAAATCAAAATTGTTTATTTTGTTTTTGTCCATTATATTTTATCTCTGACTGTGGCGGAAACTATAAATTTACAAACGGTTATAAGGACTGCTCAGATTGTACAAAAAATCACGACGAAAATAGCTATGAATTTATCATGAATAAACTAAAAGAAATTTTTGGTAACCCTGATAAGATAAAATTTATAACCATAAGTAAAAAATAA